The Pseudodesulfovibrio sp. zrk46 genome contains a region encoding:
- a CDS encoding glycosyltransferase family 4 protein has product MSVSKRIWGTLDPFYEPGPILGRKVANIKFLGALLSDDSFDEYHFFLADRKLGKSLMGHLEKVAPTLVAADRVKVFDRRELPAKLAEVEYHCFHLSDCITSQPSVAALRNRYSRRIFPITGTIHSLSYSDFGVPFLRHLWPGTTARDAIVCTSTLGKQAVGNFFGWLRESYGLDEAGYPAPELARIPLAVDINELRPGGARAEGGPVRLLVFGRISHHSKMDLLPLIRALHRLFSDGVDRESVELVLAGWADDDDDFLPTLRDYVQNVGIQTSIKLRPTEAEKCELFQSADIFVSIADNPQETFGITMVEAGAFGLPSVASEYDGYRDIIVHGETGLLVPTVGPEETPDADLLAPVTYDNQYHLLLSQRTAVEVPALADALRTLIESPEMRRTMGEAARKCVEEQFTWQRVIQEHCTLWDTLWQAEADAEPLREIAHPLAIPYGKVFGHFTSRTLEEGVTLKAGRTGEAFYRDKDYPTLYSGMTHTIDPNVAKKLVFLARKPIDSATLIRKLTEVAPQIDEQSAKNHVLWSLKHDILERV; this is encoded by the coding sequence ATGTCCGTATCCAAGCGCATATGGGGCACCCTGGACCCTTTCTACGAACCAGGGCCGATCCTTGGCCGCAAAGTGGCCAATATCAAGTTTCTGGGCGCGTTGCTCAGCGACGATTCCTTTGACGAATACCACTTCTTCCTGGCCGACCGTAAACTCGGCAAGTCCCTGATGGGACATCTGGAAAAGGTGGCTCCGACGCTGGTGGCTGCCGATCGCGTCAAGGTGTTTGACCGCCGCGAGTTGCCCGCCAAGCTGGCCGAGGTGGAGTATCATTGCTTTCACCTTTCCGACTGCATCACCAGCCAACCTAGCGTGGCCGCATTACGAAATAGATATAGTCGGCGCATCTTTCCCATCACCGGCACCATCCATTCCCTGAGCTATTCCGACTTCGGTGTGCCGTTCCTGCGCCACCTGTGGCCCGGCACCACGGCGCGTGATGCCATCGTCTGCACCTCCACATTGGGCAAACAGGCCGTGGGCAATTTTTTTGGCTGGCTTCGCGAATCGTACGGACTGGACGAAGCAGGATATCCTGCGCCCGAACTGGCGCGCATCCCGCTGGCCGTGGACATCAATGAGCTGCGCCCCGGTGGCGCCAGGGCCGAGGGCGGCCCGGTGCGCCTGCTGGTGTTTGGGCGCATTTCCCATCATTCCAAGATGGACCTGCTGCCGCTGATCCGCGCCCTGCACCGTCTGTTCAGTGACGGTGTGGACCGTGAGTCCGTGGAGCTGGTACTGGCTGGCTGGGCCGATGACGACGACGATTTTCTGCCTACCCTGCGCGACTACGTGCAGAACGTGGGCATCCAGACCTCCATCAAGCTGCGTCCCACCGAGGCGGAGAAGTGCGAGCTGTTCCAGTCCGCCGACATCTTCGTGTCCATCGCGGACAATCCGCAGGAGACCTTCGGCATCACCATGGTGGAGGCGGGCGCGTTCGGCCTGCCGTCCGTGGCCTCGGAATACGACGGCTACCGGGACATCATCGTCCACGGCGAGACCGGGCTGCTGGTGCCCACCGTGGGGCCGGAAGAAACACCGGACGCCGATCTGCTCGCTCCGGTGACCTATGACAATCAGTACCACCTGCTCCTGTCCCAGCGGACTGCCGTGGAAGTGCCCGCGCTGGCCGATGCGTTGCGTACGTTGATCGAATCGCCGGAAATGCGACGGACCATGGGCGAGGCCGCCCGCAAGTGCGTGGAAGAGCAGTTCACATGGCAGCGCGTCATCCAAGAGCATTGTACGTTGTGGGATACATTGTGGCAGGCCGAGGCCGATGCCGAGCCCCTGCGCGAAATCGCGCATCCCCTTGCCATTCCTTACGGAAAAGTTTTCGGTCATTTCACCTCGCGCACCCTTGAGGAGGGCGTCACGCTCAAGGCCGGACGGACCGGCGAGGCCTTCTACCGCGACAAGGATTACCCCACCCTGTATTCGGGCATGACGCACACCATTGACCCGAATGTTGCAAAAAAACTGGTTTTCCTTGCGCGTA
- a CDS encoding GGDEF domain-containing protein, with amino-acid sequence MQNRRIKRGKRPELMWGLGLSDQLKKQVEMGVGPGFYVRNFPAGAFPWTKELMQDEKPSAAWIPWSVWEDMPEFRKEEYRSQDSTHRILIQDENDEPIEMDQVLAEGFLTVVRTPLTRPKVQDAVFRAKEVTSMYSDIYRMTEEILLERELLARKTDQLMFLNRILASATESLEPTTILLNAKETLSLVLPIKQLHAAFWTYQAESDVADVEIFLNGTMPPETESAWVEHLMDSAANMGSGPVNGFQIVHAESTRRPEFSQKPKDGRLVTMPLTAGQQTFGCLALLCEPDYRLGKDQVETFRSAVNHLGLALRNSLLYKEVKLRADRDGLTRIYNRHSFEERLIYEIKRRRRYNHDLSLLMVDLDHFKHVNDTYGHKAGDMVLRKVGEILTDTFRTTDLAARYGGEEFVVLLPHTTEKDAWCLAERVREAIQACQFHFDGHDFTVTASIGVASVEAGSLTKDDDLILKADKALYKAKHNGRNMVVISKEKAGRAAMQ; translated from the coding sequence ATGCAGAACAGAAGAATCAAGCGGGGCAAGCGACCCGAACTCATGTGGGGCCTTGGATTGAGCGATCAGCTCAAGAAGCAGGTCGAAATGGGTGTTGGCCCCGGTTTTTACGTACGAAATTTCCCAGCTGGAGCCTTTCCCTGGACCAAGGAACTGATGCAGGACGAGAAGCCGTCCGCAGCCTGGATCCCCTGGTCTGTGTGGGAAGACATGCCAGAATTCCGCAAGGAAGAATACCGCAGCCAGGATTCCACGCATCGCATTCTCATTCAGGATGAGAATGACGAGCCCATTGAGATGGATCAGGTGCTGGCCGAAGGTTTCCTGACCGTGGTTCGCACACCCCTGACGCGCCCCAAGGTGCAGGACGCCGTGTTCCGCGCCAAGGAAGTGACTTCCATGTACTCGGACATCTACCGCATGACCGAGGAAATCCTGCTCGAACGTGAACTGCTCGCCCGTAAGACCGACCAGCTCATGTTCCTGAACCGCATCCTTGCCTCGGCCACCGAGTCGCTGGAACCCACCACCATTCTCCTGAACGCCAAGGAGACCCTGTCACTGGTGCTCCCCATCAAGCAGCTCCACGCCGCCTTCTGGACCTATCAGGCTGAATCCGACGTCGCCGACGTGGAGATCTTCCTCAACGGTACCATGCCGCCAGAAACAGAGTCCGCATGGGTTGAACATCTCATGGACTCTGCCGCCAACATGGGCAGCGGGCCGGTGAACGGTTTCCAGATCGTGCACGCCGAATCCACCCGTCGACCCGAATTTTCCCAGAAGCCCAAGGACGGCCGTCTCGTGACCATGCCGCTCACCGCCGGTCAGCAGACCTTCGGTTGTCTCGCGCTGCTCTGCGAGCCTGATTACCGCCTCGGCAAGGATCAGGTAGAGACCTTCCGCTCCGCCGTGAACCATCTCGGTCTCGCGCTCCGCAACTCACTCCTCTACAAGGAAGTGAAGCTGCGCGCCGACCGCGACGGTCTCACCCGAATTTACAACCGCCATTCCTTTGAAGAGCGGCTCATCTACGAAATCAAGCGTCGCCGTCGTTACAACCACGACCTGTCGCTGCTCATGGTCGACCTCGATCATTTCAAGCACGTCAACGACACGTACGGTCACAAGGCTGGTGATATGGTGCTCCGCAAGGTCGGCGAGATTCTCACCGACACCTTCCGTACCACTGACCTCGCTGCCCGCTACGGTGGCGAAGAGTTCGTCGTACTGCTCCCGCATACCACCGAAAAGGATGCCTGGTGTCTGGCCGAGCGCGTGCGTGAAGCCATTCAGGCCTGTCAGTTCCACTTCGACGGGCATGACTTCACCGTCACCGCCTCCATCGGCGTGGCCTCGGTCGAAGCCGGATCGCTCACCAAGGACGACGACCTTATCCTCAAGGCAGACAAGGCCCTCTACAAGGCCAAGCACAACGGCCGCAACATGGTCGTCATCTCCAAGGAAAAGGCCGGACGGGCCGCCATGCAATAG
- a CDS encoding potassium channel family protein, translating to MQLALRIMDTLAGWCRSPFGKLTLLIMVMLGSSTVGFWYFEHYPNGEIHDLFGALWWAVVTLTTVGYGDMVPGTVGGKIMGVFVMICGIGLVSTLTGNLASMLVERKARKRKGLLKVNLTNHVIIVGWNEFGLELIAALRDNHVIGSGQKGRSDLVLVNALPADNREAIAFQLEMGEHLHFVHGAITNESVLQRSGIARAKVVYLLSQHEEQSSKDADQETLYAALAIRELSSQVPLYGEVALPENRKHMLRAGVNEILVHGQLTSLILGLMGANPSMWTFLQEILGMRGNNHMGFKTLTREEQQLNWGDLMTQFRANHQLPLALCHVSKQLSLEDVLDESSALDQFILELFESSGQETSMGQSGPSVLANPPDDESLAGYDAVLFLYPGATR from the coding sequence GTGCAGTTGGCCCTACGAATCATGGACACGCTTGCGGGATGGTGCCGCAGCCCCTTCGGAAAACTGACCCTGCTCATTATGGTGATGCTGGGCAGCAGCACTGTGGGGTTCTGGTATTTCGAGCACTATCCGAACGGCGAAATCCATGACCTGTTCGGCGCATTGTGGTGGGCGGTGGTAACGCTGACCACGGTGGGATACGGGGATATGGTCCCGGGCACAGTGGGCGGCAAGATCATGGGTGTGTTCGTCATGATCTGCGGCATCGGTCTGGTTTCCACTCTGACGGGTAATTTGGCCTCCATGCTGGTGGAGCGCAAGGCCAGAAAGCGCAAGGGGCTGCTCAAGGTGAACCTGACAAATCACGTCATCATCGTCGGCTGGAACGAATTCGGGCTGGAACTGATCGCGGCACTGCGTGACAACCACGTTATCGGCAGCGGCCAGAAAGGGCGTTCCGATCTGGTGCTGGTCAATGCGCTTCCGGCAGATAACCGCGAAGCCATCGCCTTCCAACTGGAAATGGGCGAACACCTCCACTTCGTGCATGGAGCCATCACCAATGAATCGGTGCTGCAACGATCCGGCATTGCCCGGGCCAAGGTGGTGTACCTGCTGTCGCAACACGAGGAGCAATCCTCCAAGGATGCGGATCAGGAAACCCTCTATGCAGCTCTGGCCATCAGAGAACTGTCGTCCCAAGTGCCGCTGTACGGCGAGGTGGCCCTGCCTGAAAACCGCAAGCATATGCTGCGGGCAGGCGTGAACGAGATACTGGTGCATGGCCAGCTCACTTCGCTCATCCTCGGCCTCATGGGTGCGAACCCGTCCATGTGGACCTTCCTGCAAGAAATTTTGGGCATGCGCGGCAACAACCACATGGGCTTCAAGACGCTTACCCGCGAAGAGCAACAGCTCAACTGGGGCGACCTCATGACGCAATTCCGCGCCAATCATCAGCTCCCGTTGGCCCTGTGTCATGTGAGCAAACAGCTCTCCCTGGAAGATGTACTCGATGAAAGCTCGGCGCTGGACCAGTTCATTCTGGAACTGTTCGAAAGCTCCGGACAGGAGACCAGCATGGGGCAATCCGGGCCCAGCGTGCTGGCCAATCCGCCGGACGATGAATCGCTGGCAGGATACGATGCGGTCCTGTTCCTCTATCCCGGAGCGACACGATGA
- a CDS encoding cyclic nucleotide-binding domain-containing protein: MSTNIEWETISLFQDLPDYLIDKVKPIFEVRTINAGNDLITEGDQGDEMFILIRGRVRITKSMLMQGMNLPIMEVNTPRKVLATLDQTHYPVFGEIALIDRDTRSATIQVLEDAEFLVTNRDRFFELAEKHPHIGNHMLMAVAKRMASTIRKGNSELVKVSTALALALSRYKTIP; the protein is encoded by the coding sequence ATGAGCACCAACATCGAATGGGAAACCATCTCTCTCTTTCAGGACCTGCCTGACTATCTGATCGACAAGGTGAAACCCATCTTTGAGGTCAGAACCATTAACGCGGGCAACGACCTTATCACCGAAGGAGATCAGGGCGACGAGATGTTCATCCTCATCCGTGGGCGCGTGCGCATAACCAAGTCCATGCTCATGCAAGGCATGAACCTGCCCATCATGGAGGTCAACACGCCGCGCAAGGTCCTCGCCACTCTGGACCAGACCCACTATCCCGTGTTCGGCGAGATCGCGCTCATCGACCGCGACACCCGCTCCGCCACCATACAGGTCCTTGAAGACGCGGAGTTCCTCGTCACCAACCGTGACCGCTTCTTCGAGCTGGCAGAGAAGCACCCGCACATCGGTAACCATATGCTCATGGCCGTGGCCAAACGCATGGCCTCCACCATCCGCAAGGGCAACTCGGAATTGGTCAAGGTTTCCACCGCCTTGGCGCTGGCTTTGTCGCGCTACAAGACCATCCCGTAA
- a CDS encoding methylenetetrahydrofolate reductase: MFIPDLINSNDGPFISVEFLPPRREAEWEGFQTAVEKIKAIQPLFAAVTCGAGGSGSLGTLKASRNLAEEHGFNVMPHVACVHSKLESLKQQLDDIKACGIRNVLAVRGDYPEGVESAPEGLRYASDLVQRINELAPDLAVGVAAYPDGHPESRSIIEDIEFLKLKLDAGAAFGVTQLFFDNRRYFDMVDRLAAMGCHKPIIPSVLPVRTLGQIKRVTQLCDAPVPGNTLAAIENAHAKGGNDAVMELGIQLAADQIADLIKNGAHGVHIYPFNRADMCVDILERAGLM, from the coding sequence ATGTTCATTCCCGATTTGATCAATTCGAATGATGGCCCGTTCATTTCCGTCGAATTTTTGCCGCCCCGCCGCGAGGCCGAATGGGAAGGATTCCAGACAGCCGTGGAAAAGATCAAAGCCATCCAGCCGCTATTCGCCGCCGTAACCTGTGGAGCAGGCGGTTCCGGTTCCCTCGGCACTCTGAAGGCGTCTCGCAATCTGGCCGAGGAGCACGGCTTCAACGTCATGCCCCATGTAGCCTGTGTGCATTCCAAACTGGAGTCCCTCAAGCAGCAGCTCGACGACATCAAGGCCTGCGGTATCCGCAATGTGCTCGCTGTACGCGGAGATTATCCCGAAGGCGTCGAGTCCGCGCCCGAAGGGCTTCGCTATGCGTCCGATCTCGTGCAGCGCATCAACGAGTTGGCCCCTGATCTCGCCGTGGGTGTGGCCGCCTATCCCGACGGGCATCCCGAGTCCCGTTCCATCATCGAGGACATCGAATTTCTCAAGCTCAAGCTCGACGCCGGAGCCGCCTTTGGTGTGACGCAGCTCTTTTTCGACAACCGCCGCTATTTCGACATGGTCGATCGCCTCGCCGCCATGGGTTGCCACAAGCCCATCATTCCGTCCGTGTTGCCCGTCCGTACCCTCGGTCAAATCAAGCGCGTGACCCAGCTTTGCGATGCCCCAGTGCCCGGCAACACCCTCGCCGCCATCGAAAATGCCCACGCCAAGGGTGGTAACGATGCTGTGATGGAACTCGGTATTCAGCTCGCCGCCGACCAGATCGCCGACCTTATCAAGAACGGTGCGCACGGTGTGCATATCTACCCCTTCAATCGGGCCGACATGTGTGTTGATATTCTGGAGCGTGCTGGGTTGATGTAA
- a CDS encoding metallophosphoesterase family protein — translation MPKIAVFSDVHSNYEALLRVFEDIDKQGVDSIYCLGDLVGYGPQPQECCDLVRERGESVQMVQGNHEQGLINIYYLQGFNQPAKDALRKTREMVTDETYEWLVAHPKSLSEQGCRFVHGVPPNSASEYIWKYEKEMGEVFSRYTEGVCFVGHTHDLMRFTCRDRKASEKLPLNEGELRLDKDTRHLLNIGAVGQPRDGDNSAKYALYDTDAQILTMRFIPYDIKKTADLIRACGLHRGYADRLW, via the coding sequence ATGCCGAAAATAGCTGTTTTTTCAGACGTGCATAGCAACTACGAAGCACTGTTGAGAGTGTTCGAAGACATCGACAAACAGGGCGTGGACTCGATCTACTGCCTGGGCGATCTGGTGGGCTATGGCCCGCAACCTCAGGAATGCTGTGATCTGGTCCGCGAACGGGGCGAGAGCGTGCAGATGGTGCAGGGCAACCACGAGCAGGGGCTGATCAATATCTACTACCTGCAAGGGTTCAATCAGCCGGCCAAGGACGCCCTGCGCAAGACGCGGGAGATGGTCACTGACGAGACTTATGAATGGCTGGTGGCCCACCCGAAAAGCCTGTCGGAACAGGGCTGTAGGTTTGTACATGGCGTACCGCCGAACTCGGCCAGCGAGTACATCTGGAAGTACGAAAAAGAGATGGGCGAAGTGTTCTCCCGGTACACGGAGGGGGTATGCTTCGTTGGCCATACCCATGACCTGATGCGGTTCACCTGCCGCGACAGAAAGGCCTCGGAAAAGCTGCCCCTGAATGAGGGAGAATTGAGGCTGGATAAGGATACCCGGCACCTCCTGAATATCGGGGCCGTAGGCCAACCACGGGACGGCGATAATTCAGCCAAGTATGCGCTTTACGACACGGACGCGCAGATTCTAACCATGCGCTTCATTCCCTATGACATCAAAAAGACCGCCGATCTCATCCGTGCATGCGGTCTGCACAGGGGTTATGCCGACCGACTTTGGTAA
- a CDS encoding cytochrome c — translation MSRKISLAVATALLTVFAVSAAFAMGGGNARKGKFLYRKNCRSCHGSTASDLSPASKTQAEWKATFADKTKIKCSGDWTISDKDLNDIFTYLHDYASDSPSPAKCS, via the coding sequence ATGTCTCGCAAAATCTCTCTGGCCGTCGCCACCGCTCTGTTGACCGTTTTCGCTGTTTCCGCAGCTTTCGCCATGGGTGGCGGCAACGCCCGCAAGGGTAAGTTCCTGTACCGCAAGAACTGCCGCTCTTGTCACGGCAGCACCGCTTCCGACCTGAGCCCCGCATCCAAGACTCAGGCCGAGTGGAAGGCCACCTTCGCCGACAAGACCAAGATCAAGTGTTCCGGCGATTGGACCATCTCCGATAAGGATCTCAACGACATCTTCACCTACCTGCACGACTACGCTTCGGACTCCCCGTCCCCGGCCAAGTGCAGCTAA
- a CDS encoding molybdopterin-dependent oxidoreductase, translating to MSDSSHKLSRRDFFRASGLLAAGAVGGPAVLGGLKKAQAAQPMSKAWDSKFSVCDICFNKCGLIARVEDGVVKKLDPNPKFLKSRGMLCARGNAGISQVYDPDRLKYPMLRKGARGEGKWQRIPWDEALDMAAEKMLDVRKKYLPCGHLFSAGTDLHSKFVGRLAEVYGSFNVTSHESLCLVSGNRAFLDTYGEVPFPDVLNSKYVLMCGANRFEALVTPDSIDLMTAMRENGCKLVTLDPRYTKTAALSDEWYAIKPGTDMAFMLALAHVIINEKLYDPQWIAEKTYGIEQLTAHVQKYTPQFAAEQCQIPADAIVRIARDLAANAPASMVYPGRRTSDYEDSTQIRRAFAIVNGLLGNWDRPGGLLAARQVGLKGVPYDAPWYDDNHYERIDEHKVPMMFEHEGSFLITRDAVLADDPYEIRGWLIYKTNPMGTAPNRQKTIKMMDKMDFVTVIDIAMSDTAWYADLVLPSQSYLERYDPCSGLQGSVACACVVKRDPVIEPMYESRSCFDIMKGLANRMELGEYFDFTIPEYRQKQLAGLPKAEEIMERDGVYYNPSKVYGIYEGKVYKTLSKKVELYNQRYEQMGIDPLPNYTEPTNIPKNQFRLIVGRDALTTQTSTANNALLNQFNPTNTLWINTESAQKLGIAHGELVQVTSSVGTQELKANVTDKIRGDAVYMLSGYNTLSTMQHLSHGNGASINELLEDDYDEVTGNASMHTTFVSVTRKVA from the coding sequence ATGTCAGATTCCAGTCACAAGTTATCACGCCGCGATTTTTTCCGGGCCTCTGGCCTGCTCGCGGCGGGTGCGGTAGGCGGCCCCGCAGTTCTGGGCGGCCTGAAGAAGGCGCAGGCGGCGCAACCCATGTCCAAGGCGTGGGATTCCAAATTTTCCGTCTGCGACATCTGTTTCAACAAGTGTGGTCTCATTGCCCGCGTGGAAGACGGGGTGGTCAAGAAGCTCGACCCCAACCCCAAGTTCCTGAAGTCGCGCGGCATGCTGTGCGCCCGCGGCAATGCAGGCATCAGCCAGGTCTATGACCCGGACCGCCTCAAGTACCCCATGCTGCGCAAGGGTGCACGCGGCGAGGGCAAGTGGCAGCGCATCCCGTGGGATGAAGCCCTTGATATGGCTGCCGAGAAGATGCTGGACGTACGCAAGAAGTACCTCCCTTGCGGCCACCTCTTCTCCGCAGGCACCGACCTGCACTCCAAGTTCGTCGGCCGCCTGGCAGAGGTCTACGGCTCGTTCAACGTCACTTCGCACGAGTCTCTCTGTCTGGTCTCCGGCAACCGCGCCTTTCTCGACACATACGGCGAAGTGCCCTTCCCGGATGTGCTCAACTCCAAGTACGTGCTCATGTGCGGCGCCAACCGCTTTGAAGCGTTGGTCACGCCGGACTCCATCGACCTGATGACCGCCATGCGTGAGAACGGCTGCAAGCTGGTCACGCTGGACCCGCGCTACACCAAGACCGCAGCCCTGTCGGACGAATGGTACGCCATCAAGCCCGGCACGGACATGGCCTTCATGCTGGCGCTGGCCCACGTCATCATCAATGAGAAGTTGTACGACCCGCAGTGGATCGCGGAGAAGACCTACGGCATCGAGCAGCTGACCGCGCATGTGCAGAAGTACACCCCGCAGTTCGCCGCCGAGCAGTGTCAGATTCCGGCAGACGCCATCGTGCGCATTGCCCGCGATCTGGCTGCCAATGCCCCGGCCTCCATGGTCTACCCCGGCCGCCGCACCTCGGACTACGAGGACTCCACCCAGATCCGCCGCGCCTTTGCCATCGTCAACGGCCTGCTCGGCAACTGGGACCGTCCCGGTGGTCTGCTGGCAGCCCGTCAGGTGGGCCTCAAGGGCGTGCCCTACGATGCCCCGTGGTACGACGACAACCACTACGAGCGCATCGACGAGCACAAGGTGCCCATGATGTTCGAGCACGAAGGCTCGTTCCTCATCACCCGCGACGCAGTCCTGGCCGACGATCCTTATGAAATCCGCGGCTGGCTGATCTACAAGACCAACCCCATGGGCACCGCGCCCAACCGGCAGAAGACCATCAAGATGATGGACAAGATGGATTTCGTCACCGTCATCGACATCGCCATGTCCGACACCGCCTGGTATGCGGATCTGGTGCTGCCGTCCCAGTCCTATCTGGAACGGTACGACCCCTGCTCCGGTTTGCAGGGCTCCGTTGCCTGCGCCTGCGTGGTCAAGCGCGACCCGGTCATCGAGCCCATGTACGAATCCCGTTCCTGCTTCGACATCATGAAGGGACTGGCCAACCGGATGGAGCTGGGCGAATACTTTGATTTCACCATTCCCGAGTACCGCCAGAAGCAGCTCGCAGGGCTGCCCAAGGCCGAAGAGATCATGGAGCGCGACGGCGTCTACTACAACCCGTCCAAGGTATACGGCATCTATGAGGGCAAGGTGTACAAGACCCTGTCCAAGAAGGTCGAGCTGTACAACCAGCGCTACGAGCAGATGGGTATCGACCCGCTGCCCAACTACACCGAACCGACCAATATTCCCAAGAACCAGTTCCGCCTGATCGTGGGCCGCGATGCACTGACGACTCAGACTTCCACGGCCAACAACGCCCTGCTGAACCAGTTCAACCCCACCAATACCCTGTGGATCAACACCGAGTCCGCGCAGAAGCTTGGCATCGCCCACGGCGAACTGGTGCAGGTCACCAGCTCCGTAGGCACACAAGAGCTCAAGGCCAATGTCACGGACAAGATCAGGGGCGACGCGGTGTATATGCTTTCCGGCTACAACACCCTGTCCACCATGCAGCACCTGTCGCATGGCAATGGCGCGTCCATCAACGAACTGCTGGAAGACGACTACGATGAAGTCACCGGCAACGCGTCCATGCACACGACATTTGTCAGCGTAACAAGGAAGGTGGCGTAA
- a CDS encoding 4Fe-4S dicluster domain-containing protein gives MAQQLAMVIDATKCIDCKGCVAACKVANEIPEGQWRNWIKQDEGPATPGPRTGGKARFQPGACMHCENPTCVSACPTGATYKDKETGEVVINNDLCIGCGNCIPSCPYDARFRNEVTRKADKCNYCPERRAQGIPPACVDTCPTKARVFGDINDPESEAGRLYRKNKAQIQRIAAKTDTKPNMFYIGDPGLKDWGGEAVVPASMVAMKESAPFIKAMVGLSGLGVLAMLGRQLFVGSDDSHKEDSDA, from the coding sequence ATGGCACAACAACTCGCCATGGTCATCGATGCGACCAAGTGCATCGACTGCAAGGGCTGTGTCGCAGCCTGTAAGGTAGCCAACGAGATTCCCGAAGGGCAGTGGCGTAACTGGATCAAGCAGGACGAGGGTCCGGCCACACCCGGCCCCCGCACCGGCGGCAAGGCCCGTTTCCAGCCCGGCGCATGCATGCACTGTGAGAACCCCACGTGCGTCAGCGCATGCCCCACCGGCGCCACCTACAAGGACAAGGAAACCGGCGAAGTGGTCATCAACAACGACCTCTGCATCGGTTGCGGCAACTGCATCCCGTCCTGCCCGTACGACGCCCGCTTCCGCAACGAAGTCACGCGCAAGGCAGACAAGTGCAACTACTGCCCCGAACGACGCGCCCAGGGCATCCCCCCGGCATGTGTGGACACCTGTCCCACCAAGGCCCGCGTCTTCGGTGATATCAATGACCCCGAATCCGAGGCTGGTCGCCTGTACCGCAAGAACAAGGCGCAGATTCAGCGCATTGCGGCCAAGACCGACACCAAGCCCAACATGTTCTACATCGGCGATCCCGGCCTCAAGGACTGGGGTGGCGAGGCAGTGGTGCCCGCCTCTATGGTCGCCATGAAGGAGTCCGCGCCGTTCATCAAGGCCATGGTCGGCCTGTCCGGCCTCGGCGTACTCGCCATGCTCGGTCGCCAGCTCTTTGTCGGCTCCGACGATTCCCACAAGGAGGATTCCGATGCCTAA
- a CDS encoding cytochrome b/b6 domain-containing protein produces MPKLHKRHDKSDIFIHWFNAACWLLLLLTGVGLIQNPAIDPFGSGYPEALRNMVGGGGNLLMIHEYIGIAWIMGFVFYLLINAKGAIFFLGEVFAVSPARDMGWMIKKMVLMTLGPKPLKMIGMDPNLPDQGYYNMGQKAFAQASVVGGIVIAVTGVIMFLSDRSFGAEATGMVSWAVTLHFISVGLVFAGLLVHVYMAAISPEERPGFKSMFTGVVPDDYAKHHHRLWWNKIKTEGE; encoded by the coding sequence ATGCCTAAGCTCCACAAGCGACACGACAAGTCGGATATCTTCATCCACTGGTTCAACGCGGCCTGCTGGCTGCTCCTGCTCCTCACCGGCGTGGGACTGATCCAGAACCCGGCCATCGACCCGTTCGGCTCCGGCTATCCCGAAGCCCTGCGCAACATGGTGGGCGGAGGCGGCAACCTGCTCATGATTCATGAGTACATCGGCATCGCCTGGATTATGGGCTTTGTCTTCTACCTGCTCATCAACGCCAAGGGCGCCATCTTCTTCCTCGGTGAAGTCTTTGCCGTGAGCCCGGCCCGCGACATGGGCTGGATGATCAAGAAGATGGTCCTCATGACCCTGGGGCCCAAGCCCCTCAAGATGATCGGCATGGACCCGAACCTGCCGGATCAGGGGTATTACAACATGGGCCAGAAGGCCTTTGCACAGGCCTCTGTGGTGGGCGGCATCGTCATCGCCGTCACCGGCGTGATCATGTTCCTGTCCGACCGCTCCTTTGGCGCGGAAGCCACCGGCATGGTCTCCTGGGCCGTCACCCTGCACTTCATCTCTGTGGGTCTGGTCTTCGCCGGGCTGCTGGTCCATGTTTACATGGCCGCCATCTCCCCCGAGGAACGCCCCGGCTTCAAGTCCATGTTCACCGGCGTAGTGCCCGACGACTACGCCAAGCATCACCACCGCCTGTGGTGGAATAAGATCAAGACCGAGGGTGAGTAG